From Halobacillus sp. Marseille-Q1614, the proteins below share one genomic window:
- the menH gene encoding 2-succinyl-6-hydroxy-2,4-cyclohexadiene-1-carboxylate synthase: protein MYVKVQDKKYWVEDFGGEGIPLLFLHGFTGSGDTFDESISLFTEDWRMIKLDMPGHRKTGEIGSISMEQFCDDLALILNELNVPKVCLIGYSMGGRAALSFTFLYPELVEKLVLESSSPGLSVTEEQMARQAKDQTLIDMLHKDGLKSFVNLWENLPLFHTQKSLPEEVQDRVRTERLSHTAAGLAQSLAGMGTGRQPSWWDKLPELSVDVLLITGCEDEKFLRINEEMEKLTLKVRVYKIREAGHAVHVEKPEIFAEIVEEFMLQ from the coding sequence ATGTATGTAAAAGTCCAAGATAAAAAGTATTGGGTTGAAGATTTCGGCGGGGAAGGCATACCTTTGCTTTTTCTACATGGATTTACGGGCAGTGGGGATACCTTTGACGAATCCATCTCTTTATTCACTGAAGATTGGCGGATGATCAAACTGGATATGCCAGGCCACCGGAAAACAGGCGAGATCGGATCAATAAGTATGGAACAATTTTGTGATGATCTGGCACTGATACTTAATGAATTGAATGTACCGAAAGTCTGCCTGATCGGTTATTCAATGGGAGGGCGTGCTGCTCTCTCTTTTACTTTCTTATATCCTGAACTTGTAGAAAAACTCGTTTTAGAGAGCTCTTCACCAGGGCTGTCTGTAACTGAGGAACAGATGGCCCGGCAGGCAAAGGATCAGACACTTATCGACATGCTTCATAAGGATGGACTGAAAAGCTTTGTAAACCTCTGGGAAAACCTCCCCCTTTTTCATACGCAAAAGTCCCTGCCAGAAGAGGTACAGGACCGGGTAAGAACCGAACGGCTGAGCCACACGGCCGCAGGTCTGGCTCAATCGCTGGCGGGTATGGGGACAGGCAGGCAGCCTTCCTGGTGGGATAAGCTTCCCGAGCTGTCAGTAGATGTTCTGCTTATCACGGGATGTGAGGATGAGAAGTTCCTAAGGATCAATGAAGAGATGGAAAAGTTAACCCTGAAAGTTCGCGTTTATAAAATCCGTGAAGCCGGGCACGCTGTACATGTAGAGAAGCCAGAGATTTTCGCTGAAATTGTAGAAGAATTCATGTTACAATAA
- the menB gene encoding 1,4-dihydroxy-2-naphthoyl-CoA synthase: MKYNWVSERTYDDILYETFEGIARITINRPEVRNAFRPQTVQELIDAFAYARDDSKIGVIVLAGAGDAAFCSGGDQSVRGHGGYVGDDKIPRLNVLDLQRLIRVIPKPVVAEVSGYAIGGGHVLHIVCDLTIAADNAIFGQTGPKVGSFDAGYGAGLLARIVGHKKAREIWYLCRQYNAQEALDMGLVNTVVPLEQLEDEVVQWGREMLEKSPTALRFLKASFNADTDGLAGLQQMGGDATLLYYTTDEAKEGRDSFKEKRKPNFDQFPRFP; this comes from the coding sequence ATGAAGTATAATTGGGTTTCAGAACGTACGTATGATGACATTTTGTACGAAACTTTTGAAGGAATTGCAAGAATTACAATAAACAGACCAGAAGTAAGGAATGCTTTTCGTCCGCAGACGGTTCAGGAATTAATTGACGCATTTGCTTATGCGCGTGACGATTCCAAAATCGGTGTAATCGTACTAGCAGGGGCTGGAGACGCTGCTTTCTGCTCAGGTGGAGACCAGAGCGTACGAGGCCACGGCGGCTATGTAGGCGACGATAAGATTCCTCGTTTAAACGTATTGGACCTACAGCGTCTGATTCGTGTTATTCCTAAGCCGGTTGTAGCAGAAGTTTCCGGCTACGCGATTGGCGGAGGTCATGTACTACATATTGTTTGTGACTTAACCATCGCAGCGGACAACGCGATCTTCGGGCAGACAGGACCGAAAGTAGGGAGCTTTGATGCCGGTTACGGTGCCGGGCTGCTTGCTCGTATCGTAGGTCATAAGAAAGCCAGGGAGATCTGGTACTTATGCCGCCAGTACAATGCTCAGGAAGCTCTGGATATGGGACTGGTAAACACAGTCGTACCTCTTGAACAACTTGAAGATGAGGTTGTGCAGTGGGGCCGTGAGATGCTTGAGAAATCTCCAACTGCTCTTCGTTTCTTAAAAGCTTCCTTCAATGCGGATACAGATGGTTTAGCCGGGCTGCAGCAGATGGGCGGAGACGCTACACTGTTATACTATACAACGGATGAAGCGAAAGAAGGCCGTGATTCCTTTAAAGAAAAACGCAAGCCTAATTTCGATCAGTTCCCAAGATTCCCTTAA
- a CDS encoding o-succinylbenzoate--CoA ligase produces the protein MEIPHWLEKQADLQPGRPAIELEDGSVLTFLELRNQSRKTAYGLIECGVKKGDHIAILAANHVQYAVLVHAVSYIGAVAVCLNTRLTVNDLMFQVNDADVSHLAADHDQMEKANQIKDGIQDPLTLYSLEDMPQSDKTYPLHEFLKLDDVFTMMFTSGTTGRPKAVMHTYGNHWFSAIGSSLNLGLHSNDKWLVCLPVFHVGGFSLIMKNMIYGMPIVLLKGFDQEKVIDQILNKGVTLISIVTVMLQRLLSSNLKEFPPHFRGALLGGGPVPVPLLEEAKERRLPVFQSFGMTETSSQISTLSPDDAFRKIGSAGKALGTASLKIMTKGREVPADQVGEIFVKGPMVTRGYYNHPLVSSDYLATGDLGYLDDDGFLYVVDRVKDMIISGGENIYPAEIESVLQGMTQVLEVAVTGLPHEKWGEAPAAFIVLKPGVSLTSKEVLDFCKDKLASYKFPRAVYFIDELPRNASNKLVRRKLPEYIQERD, from the coding sequence ATGGAGATTCCTCATTGGCTTGAGAAACAGGCAGATTTGCAGCCTGGTAGGCCTGCAATTGAATTAGAAGATGGATCCGTACTTACCTTTCTTGAATTAAGAAATCAAAGCAGGAAGACCGCTTACGGTTTAATTGAATGCGGAGTTAAAAAAGGGGACCACATTGCGATACTGGCCGCCAATCATGTGCAGTATGCGGTACTTGTGCATGCCGTCAGCTACATTGGAGCAGTCGCTGTCTGTTTAAATACGCGGTTAACAGTCAATGATCTCATGTTTCAAGTGAATGATGCGGACGTGAGTCATCTTGCAGCGGATCACGATCAGATGGAAAAAGCTAATCAGATTAAAGATGGCATACAGGATCCTCTTACTCTCTATTCCCTGGAGGATATGCCTCAAAGTGATAAAACTTATCCGCTTCACGAATTTTTAAAATTAGATGATGTATTTACGATGATGTTTACCTCTGGTACCACAGGCCGTCCGAAAGCCGTGATGCACACGTACGGCAACCACTGGTTCAGCGCAATTGGATCTTCGTTAAACCTCGGACTGCATTCAAATGACAAGTGGCTAGTCTGCCTTCCTGTCTTTCACGTTGGCGGCTTTTCTTTAATTATGAAAAATATGATTTATGGGATGCCCATCGTGCTTCTTAAAGGGTTTGATCAGGAAAAAGTGATCGATCAGATATTAAATAAAGGGGTTACTTTAATTTCCATAGTCACCGTAATGCTTCAAAGGCTGTTAAGCAGTAACCTCAAAGAATTCCCCCCACATTTCAGAGGCGCGCTGCTTGGTGGGGGCCCAGTGCCTGTACCGCTCCTTGAAGAAGCCAAAGAAAGAAGGCTTCCTGTTTTTCAGTCCTTCGGAATGACGGAGACAAGTTCACAGATCTCTACATTAAGCCCGGATGACGCCTTTAGAAAAATTGGCTCGGCTGGAAAAGCACTAGGCACGGCCAGCTTAAAGATTATGACTAAAGGAAGAGAAGTACCGGCAGATCAGGTCGGTGAAATTTTTGTGAAAGGTCCGATGGTTACTCGAGGTTATTATAATCATCCTCTAGTATCGTCTGATTATCTGGCTACAGGAGACTTAGGCTACCTGGATGATGACGGTTTTTTATATGTCGTCGACCGCGTGAAGGATATGATTATATCAGGCGGGGAAAATATATATCCGGCAGAAATAGAAAGCGTGCTGCAGGGAATGACTCAAGTGTTAGAGGTCGCCGTTACCGGCCTGCCACATGAGAAGTGGGGAGAAGCACCCGCCGCCTTTATCGTCCTGAAGCCAGGAGTAAGTCTTACTTCCAAAGAAGTGCTGGATTTCTGTAAAGACAAGCTAGCCAGCTACAAGTTCCCTCGAGCAGTCTACTTTATTGATGAACTGCCGAGAAATGCATCTAACAAATTAGTAAGAAGAAAACTCCCTGAATATATACAGGAGAGGGATTAA
- the menC gene encoding o-succinylbenzoate synthase, whose amino-acid sequence MNIKEVRLIQVEMPLKKPFVTHQGTLEKRPVIVVEAKDHIGLSGWGEVTAFPSPFYTSETIQTARHVLSNFLIPAVKGLKKPEQFHKAVSFVKGHPMAKAGLEGALWDLAAKQQNVSLSCLVGGVKEEVEAGAVISLSSYTAEEIDSLLDEGYTRFKLKVEKGKEREMILSVRETHPDLPLMIDANGMYEEENLEEVVKLDDLGLLMIEQPFPSGDFYLHQQAQKQMKTPLCLDESIQSYEDAKQAIALGSCRIMNIKISRIGGLSAAIHVHDLCQSHNIPVWCGGMVETGISKAHNLALASLPNFQYPGDLSGSLRYFEKDIINPYFEVNNGMMQVPHGKGIGVSINKEVLRSFTKQEDRFTL is encoded by the coding sequence ATGAATATCAAAGAAGTAAGGCTTATCCAGGTTGAAATGCCGTTAAAAAAGCCGTTTGTTACACATCAGGGGACTCTGGAAAAACGGCCGGTTATCGTAGTCGAAGCAAAAGATCATATTGGATTAAGCGGCTGGGGAGAAGTTACGGCTTTTCCTTCTCCTTTTTACACTTCCGAAACGATCCAGACGGCGAGGCATGTTCTAAGTAATTTTTTAATTCCAGCAGTAAAAGGTTTAAAAAAGCCAGAGCAGTTTCATAAAGCCGTGTCTTTTGTAAAAGGACATCCGATGGCAAAAGCCGGCCTTGAAGGAGCGCTTTGGGACTTAGCTGCCAAGCAGCAAAATGTAAGTTTAAGCTGTCTGGTTGGAGGAGTGAAAGAAGAAGTGGAAGCAGGGGCTGTGATCAGCTTGAGCAGCTATACAGCGGAAGAAATTGATTCCTTATTAGATGAGGGGTACACCCGTTTTAAGCTGAAAGTTGAAAAAGGCAAGGAAAGAGAAATGATTTTATCTGTCCGGGAGACGCATCCAGATCTTCCTCTTATGATCGATGCCAACGGGATGTATGAGGAAGAGAATTTGGAAGAAGTCGTGAAACTTGATGACCTCGGTCTGTTAATGATTGAACAGCCCTTTCCATCAGGAGACTTTTATTTGCATCAGCAGGCTCAGAAGCAAATGAAGACACCTCTCTGCTTAGATGAATCTATCCAAAGCTATGAAGATGCAAAACAGGCCATCGCCCTTGGAAGCTGCCGGATTATGAATATTAAGATCAGCCGGATTGGCGGCTTGTCTGCTGCCATTCACGTTCATGATCTATGCCAATCCCATAACATTCCAGTCTGGTGCGGCGGTATGGTCGAAACAGGCATATCGAAAGCTCACAACCTTGCGCTCGCCTCGCTGCCTAACTTCCAATATCCTGGCGACCTGTCCGGTTCGCTGCGTTATTTTGAGAAAGATATTATTAATCCTTACTTTGAAGTAAATAACGGAATGATGCAGGTCCCTCATGGAAAAGGGATAGGTGTTTCTATAAATAAAGAAGTGTTACGCAGCTTCACAAAGCAGGAAGATCGCTTTACGTTATAA
- a CDS encoding hydrolase — translation MSKKPYYVNIGTKEISINHDGNNDDFIIYADEYDLLLLREIFDEIDNADTRSFYRAHIPFQPYHQDMDNDEYDDGMKGAFRMIYELGDEKTKNHITEMGVLEDLKNEEPLQ, via the coding sequence ATGAGTAAGAAACCATATTATGTGAATATCGGAACGAAAGAAATATCAATCAACCATGATGGAAATAATGATGATTTTATTATTTATGCAGATGAATACGATCTGCTGCTGCTGAGAGAGATATTTGATGAGATTGACAATGCGGACACCCGCTCGTTCTATCGTGCTCATATTCCTTTTCAACCGTATCATCAGGATATGGATAATGATGAATATGATGATGGCATGAAAGGCGCTTTTCGAATGATCTACGAACTTGGCGATGAAAAAACGAAAAATCATATTACTGAAATGGGTGTTTTGGAAGATTTAAAAAACGAAGAGCCGCTTCAATAA
- the ytkD gene encoding RNA deprotection pyrophosphohydrolase: MKTFYDFYRNQVKLSFEDHPFSTAPKHVWVICRFQDQWLLTKHKDRGLEFPGGKVEKGETAEQAALREVFEETGAYVDKLNYIGQYYVSGKGGTIIKNVYYAYIEKLEDQPHYYETEGPVLLSRLPDSLKENKLYSFMMKDEVLPQCLKIIEEKYL; this comes from the coding sequence GTGAAGACTTTTTATGATTTTTATCGAAACCAAGTAAAACTATCCTTTGAGGACCATCCGTTTTCAACGGCTCCAAAGCATGTATGGGTTATTTGCCGATTTCAAGATCAATGGCTGTTAACTAAGCATAAAGATAGAGGTCTGGAATTCCCGGGAGGCAAAGTGGAAAAAGGCGAAACAGCAGAGCAGGCAGCACTAAGAGAAGTTTTCGAGGAAACGGGTGCCTACGTAGATAAATTAAACTACATCGGGCAATATTACGTATCCGGTAAAGGCGGGACGATTATTAAAAATGTCTATTACGCCTATATCGAAAAGCTGGAAGATCAGCCTCATTATTATGAAACAGAGGGACCGGTATTGTTAAGCCGGCTGCCGGACAGCCTGAAAGAAAATAAACTGTACAGCTTTATGATGAAGGATGAAGTACTCCCTCAATGTTTAAAAATAATAGAAGAGAAGTACTTATAA